The following are encoded in a window of Chloroflexota bacterium genomic DNA:
- a CDS encoding AzlD domain-containing protein — protein sequence MSDIWVIMLAVGMLTFATRLSFIVLLERWQTPPLLKRALRFVPVSVLTAIIAPELVMPSGTLDFSLGNARLLAGLVAIVVAWKTRNIVWTIVAGMGVLLLLLMR from the coding sequence ATGAGTGATATCTGGGTGATTATGCTTGCAGTGGGGATGCTTACTTTTGCCACGCGGCTCTCGTTCATAGTGTTGCTGGAACGCTGGCAGACCCCGCCGCTGTTGAAACGCGCCCTGCGCTTTGTCCCCGTTTCGGTGCTGACTGCGATTATTGCCCCTGAGTTGGTCATGCCATCCGGAACATTGGATTTTTCTCTGGGGAACGCGCGCCTGCTCGCTGGGCTGGTTGCCATAGTAGTGGCCTGGAAGACGCGCAATATTGTCTGGACGATTGTTGCCGGAATGGGGGTACTCTTATTGCTGCTGATGAGGTAG